One Prinia subflava isolate CZ2003 ecotype Zambia chromosome 8, Cam_Psub_1.2, whole genome shotgun sequence DNA window includes the following coding sequences:
- the LOC134554367 gene encoding opsin-5-like, producing the protein MGNASNTSVFTSTLSEREDLIFGSLYLVFGILSLSGNSLLLLVAHQKRSLLKPAEFFIVNLAVSDLSMTVTLFPLATSSFFAHRWLFGQAVCTLYAFCGVLFGLSSLASLTVLSTVCCLKVCYPAYGSSFSRRHAAGLLPAVWGYALAFAAAPLARWGSYGPEPYGTACCIAWEPSGREAALYILALLIFCYLLPCLLILLSYALILWTVRVSRRAVRQHTGPARGARGGHGLLLKLSVAVCLGFLAAWTPYAVLALWALLGDPGQVPALAFVLSAVFAKSSTLYNPLVHLLLKPSFHRLLSEHGALLRALLSLQCCGCRAAAPRPCPSACSGCKDALEGFRSCPRCCSPPWVSGSSAQPGPLATLAGRAAGLGRAVQVMGLGRAVQVMGLGRAVQVMVLLMPRRAGLGTASVVREALPSAMAKDLL; encoded by the exons ATGGGGAATGCATCCAACACCTCAGTGTTCACCTCCACCTTATCGGAGAGAGAAGATCTGATTTTTGGCTCCCTCTATTTAGTCTTTG GCATCCTGTCCCTGTCTGGGaactccctgctgctgctggtggcccATCAGAAGAGGTCCCTGCTGAAACCTGCCGAGTTCTTCATCGTCAACCTGGCCGTCAGTGACCTGAGCATGACAGTGACGCTCTTCCCCTTGGCCACCTCCTCCTTCTTTGCACACAG gtggcTCTTCGGCCAGGCCGTGTGCACCCTCTACGCCTTCTGCGGGGTCCTGTTCGGGCTGAGCAGCCTGGCCAGCCTGACGGTGCTCAGCACGGTGTGCTGCCTGAAGGTCTGCTACCCGGCATACG GGAGCAGCTTCTCCCGGCGCCACGCCGCGGGGCTGCTGCCGGCCGTGTGGGGCTACGCGCTGGCCTTCGCCGCCGCGCCCCTGGCCCGCTGGGGCAGCTACGGCCCCGAGCCCTACGGGACAGCCTGCTGCATCGCCTGGGAGCCCTCCGGCAGGGAGGCCGCGCTCTACATCCTCGCCCTGCTCATCTTCTGCtacctgctgccctgcctgctgatCCTGCTGTCCTACGCACTGATCCTGTGGACGGTGCGGGTGTCGCGGAGAGCGGTGCGGCAGCAcacgggcccggcccggggcgcCCGCGGCGGGCACGGCCTCCTGCTCAAG ctgagcgTAGCCGTGTGCCTGGGCTTCCTGGCCGCCTGGACCCCCTACGCCGTGCTGGCGCTGTGGGCGCTGCTCGGGGACCCCGGCCAGGTGCCCGCGCTGGCCTTTGTGCTCTCGGCCGTCTTTGCCAAGTCCTCGACGCTCTACAACCCGCTGGTGCATCTGCTGCTCAAGCCCAGCTTCCACAGGCTGCTGTCCGAGCACGGGGCGCTGCTGCGGGCGCTGCTGTCGCTGCAGTGCTGCGGCTGCCGCGCCGCTgcgccccggccctgcccgaGCGCCTGCAGCGGCTGCAAGGATGCTCTGGAGGGTTTCAGGAGCTGCCCCCGGTGCTGCAGCCCCCCGTGGGTGTCCGGCAGCTCGGCCCAGCCCGGGCCCCTGGCCACGCTggcgggcagggctgcagggctgggcagggccgtGCAGGTgatggggctgggcagggcagtgcaggtgatggggctgggcagggccgtGCAGGTGATGGTGCTGCTCATGCCGAGGCGGGCaggcctgggcactgccagcgtGGTGAGGGAGGCCCTGCCCTCGGCCATGGCCAAGGACCTGctctga